In the Salmo trutta chromosome 33, fSalTru1.1, whole genome shotgun sequence genome, one interval contains:
- the LOC115172802 gene encoding protein GREB1 isoform X3 produces the protein MGNSYAGQLRTTRFEEVLHNSIEASLRSNTVVPRPVFSQLYLEAKQPTLHNGQVENEEEEDGSESNSPPIPYKMKPPPEGCCTTDGFCQAGRDLRLSSLVSEPQDLPPGFLLVGALSAGAPDTLLVCAVDRRFLPDERGCNALLGFSGICMGCGEKGFRYFTEFSNHINLKLSTQPKKQKLLKYHLYRNDQGQLVRGAAICWKGLESRGRQTVPNASDGHVTSDNHYPNPAVTAHPAHTPGNYTADAPVEPIAPPPPGNGSHIPLSQNPLPQTAILSKGPGRPTVIGTLNTGPPKKRHKGWSPESSAGAESAVKTPPSSSSSSLTNWTKPDNAPPVSLSQGSSNPPSPPGPSVTVPDQLLHTCRLQPVIFRGHGSLPRLSGKVSDVQVSSLLQSCYQNCQALPRVYQHYGPSPIQPLSVEMQILLTVYYLVQLGPDQVPLIEDLEQIFMRSWRESHLSEIHQYQQPQPGLSLPQAPYTLPGLPLPQAQPLTPSQLPWLANLAASSCGGGVVVLGEKASMALGLADTFSRLMEGQLAHTNYVVIICTAKGQETESCMVVTGQHQCRALTEGMFSPSDSLREISQQLSSGMTQELTTFCNSLGPEGDIDVLLESAAVESRSQLTPLSISQECTGDSKPIDRQTARATGIPKEPARDTHTDRAESPKASCSEYRVEWREVRPIQLVVARKLLSHVCAIADSSTQNLDLGSFDRVHFLICVPPSEVTFQQTVLHLWNSGVLQNLGLEQDCLSQREAERYVVKMDQEARARIDDLIQEANRNPNTLFILVHDHAHWDISSGGYGASGGDSGSGLVDSLLNSCQIRDANNILTLHVTSFPFALQTQHTRISPYNEIHWPSAFNNEVDLYLEKTQYFGVSELLDSTRSGSGLPLLRYDSSFESMASVLEERFPKLHSAVIRTQVLIQHYCVAMMAVSGRSGSGGRSQHKHTSVETLEIVQSLLSSAQRCPSHHGHMVLLRLPSLALAGWAHQRLVRIRQRLGLGERFEIILGNPSQTLSIGQSFTERIKTWLKIQETDWVPRTYLELEALPCILILSGADPLGESLPRSLKYCDLRVISSYYLQRTALEQELGLAAYLVRVESQGSQPHGHAPDLGSDLSESDSDKLNSTDNEEKEGGENALKSDLPGLGHTAPSLPHPPSVLQTPRTFPGSIAADPLHPHTTPPDPHRPPNTQRRPSKSTSLDSSSPLPPSLLQGCSWARGVSRPPSLLLPRGLYDIIKACHGSGLPRCTSFLPHRSVTWASSFRPLLSKMMTCTEQSLYYRQWTIPRPHHMDSSNRPAKGCTDNFHPRRLLLSGPPQVYTDIHTCRLLLSGPPQVYTDIHTCRLLLSGPPQVYTDIHTCRLLLSGPPQVYTDIHTCRLLLSGPPQVYTDIHTCRLLLSGPPQVYTDIHTCRLLLSGPPQVGKTGAYLQFLGILSRMLIRLMEVDIYDEEDINFSGQLERVQYQSTCASWPVTDTLRGMPFDYTVHDPKYEDISTVYCPDYYPNIDGIPRHQEDVYLRRRTDRIKLSKYAAYNTYHHCEQCHQYMAFNPGYQMSTLHAFTFSHLLLGEEIQLYFIIPKSKQHHFSFSQPGGQLESMRLPLTSDWNPDCIKSPIFTPTTGRHEHGLFNLYHAMDGAAHLHILVIKEYEMAVYKKYWPNHIMLVLPTIFNGAGLGAAHFLIKELSYNNLELERSRRVEGGGPPADVWPFIILSDDSCVMWNAVDLDSHSTSGPVERSVSLKQVLQHMEACPDLTQFGLCGIRKWSSHSPGQGSGGGARHREPFSRGHLHDFLLLNVDLTQGVQFNQNRFTCDDVDFTLRVHSAGLLICRFNNFSVMKKQISIGGYHTFIIKNKMTDVPTSVQPSQYICAPDSKHPFLATPAQLLLEKYLQHASLFPLSTCNYTHPILSVDCYLNLGPEVTVCFVSSRPRSINICTTGLLFSGLLLCFWDSFVTPGFLKNFHFLKGAVLCVICADRSSLRQTVVRLELEDEWRFRLSDEFQTANAKEDRPLFFLTGKHI, from the exons atgGGGAACTCGTATGCAGGCCAGTTGAGGACCACGCGTTTTGAGGAGGTGCTTCATAACTCCATCGAGGCTTCTCTCCGCTCCAACACTGTGGTGCCACGGCCTGTCTTCTCACAGCTCTACCTGGAGGCAAAGCAGCCAACCCTGCACAacg GCCAGGTAgagaatgaggaggaggaagatggctCAGAGTCCAACAGCCCTCCCATCCCGTACAAGATGAAGCCCCCGCCAGAGGGATGCTGCACCACGGACG GATTCTGCCAGGCGGGTAGAGACCTGCGTCTATCCTCCCTGGTGTCAGAGCCTCAAGACCTGCCCCCAGGATTCCTGCTGGTAGGGGCCCTGTCTGCAGGCGCACCAGACACCCTGCTGGTGTGTGCAGTAGACCGCAGGTTCCTGCCCGATGAACGGGGATGCAACGCACTGctgg GGTTCTCGGGGATCTGTATGGGTTGTGGAGAGAAGGGTTTTCGCTACTTCACAGAATTCTCCAACCACATCAACCTGAAGTTGAGCACCCAGCCCAAGAAACAGAAGCTCTTAAAGTACCATCTGTACAGGAACGACCAGGGACAGCTGGTCAGAGGGGCTGCTATCTGCTGGAAGGGCCTCG agagcagagggagacagacagtgcCCAACGCCTCTGACGGGCATGTAACCTCAGACAATCACTACCCCAACCCAGCAGTCACCGCTCACCCTGCACACACACCCGGGAActacacag CCGACGCCCCTGTAGAAcccattgccccccctcccccgggCAACGGGAGCCACATCCCCCTATCCCAGAATCCTCTGCCCCAGACTGCCATACTGTCGAAAGGACCGGGGAGACCCACAGTTATAG GTACACTCAATACAGGACCACCTAAAAAGAGACACAAAGGCTGGTCTCCTGAGTCTTCTGCTGGGGCTGAGTCTGCTGTGAAGACCCCcccatcttcctcttcctcatcactcACCAATTGGACCAAACCAG ACAATGCCCCTCCAGTGAGTCTGTCCCAGGGGTCCTccaaccccccctctcctcccggGCCGTCTGTCACAGTGCCTGATCAGCTGCTACACACCTGCAGACTCCAGCCAGTCATCTTCAgag GTCATGGCAGCCTACCTCGGCTGAGTGGTAAGGTGTCTGATGTGCAGGTCAGTTCCCTGCTCCAGAGCTGCTATCAGAACTGCCAGGCCCTACCCAGGGTCTACCAACACTACGGACCCTCTCCCATACAGCCCCTGTCTGTAGAGATGCAGATACTACTCACTGTATACTACCTGGTGCAactag GCCCAGACCAGGTCCCGCTGATTGAGGACCTGGAGCAGATCTTCATGCGTTCCTGGAGAGAGTCCCACCTCAGTGAGATCCACCAGTACCAGCAGCCCCAGCCTGGCCTCTCCCTCCCCCAGGCTCCCTACACCCTGCCTGGGCTTCCACTGCCCCAGGCCCAGCCCCTCACCCCCTCCCAGCTGCCCTGGCTGGCCAACCTGGCAGCCTCGTCATGTGGGGGGGGAGTGGTGGTTCTGGGGGAGAAGGCCTCGATGGCTCTGGGGCTGGCTGACACCTTCAGTAGGCTGATGGAGGGACAGCTGGCTCATACCAACTATGTGGTCATCATCTGTACAGCCAAGGGACAGGAGACAGAGTCCTGCatggtggtgacag gtcaACACCAGTGTCGTGCCCTGACTGAGGGGATGTTCAGTCCCAGTGATAGTCTGAGAGAGATCAGTCAACAGCTGTCCTCTGGCATGACCCAGGAGCTCACTACCTTCTGCAACTCTCTGGGACCtg aaggtGATATAGATGTGTTGCTGGAGAGTGCTGCTGTGGAGAGCAGGAGCCAACTGACCCCCCTGTCCATCAGTCAGGAGTGTACAGGAGACAGCAagcctatagacagacagacggccagAGCTACAGGCATCCCCAAAGAGCcagccagagacacacacacagacagagcagagAGCCCCAAGGCATCCTGCTCAG AGTACCGTGTGGAGTGGCGGGAGGTACGGCCCATCCAGTTGGTGGTAGCCAGGAAGCTGCTGTCCCATGTGTGTGCCATCGCTGACTCCAGCACTCAGAACCTGGACCTGGGCTCCTTCGACAGGGTCCACTTCCTCATTTGTGTCCCTCCTTCTGAGGTTACCTTCCAACAGACTGTACTGCATCTCTGGAACTCAG GTGTCCTACAGAATCTGGGGTTGGAGCAAGACTGTCTGTctcagagagaggcagagcgctACGTGGTGAAGATGGACCAGGAGGCCAGGGCGCGCATTGATGACCTCATACAGGAAGCAAACAGGAACCCCAACACACTCTTCATCCTGGTTCATGACCACGCTCACTGGGACatcagcag TGGAGGGTATGGTGCCAGCGGTGGTGACTCCGGCAGTGGGTTGGTGGACAGCCTGCTCAACTCCTGTCAGATCAGAGACGCCAACAACATCCTGACTCTCCACGTCACCTCGTTCCCCTTTGCCCTgcagacacaacacacacgcatCAGCCCTTACAACGAGATACACTGGCCCTCTGCTTTCAATAAT gaagtgGATCTGTACCTTGAGAAGACACAGTACTTTGGTGTGTCTGAGCTGCTGGACTCGACTCGTTCAGGCAGCGGTCTGCCTCTCCTCCGCTACGACAGCTCCTTCGAAAGCATGGCCTCTGTCCTGGAGGAGag GTTCCCCAAGCTACACAGTGCAGTGATCCGGACCCAGGTTTTAATACAACACTACTGTGTGGCCATGATGGCCGTGTCGGGTCGGTCTGGCTCAGGGGGGCGAAGCCAACATAAACACACCTCCGTCGAGACGCTGGAGATCGTCCAGAGCCTGCTTAGCTCCGCCCAGCGATGCCCCTCCCACCACGGTCACATGGTGCTGCTACGGCTCCCCTCATTGGCTCTGGCAGGGTGGGCCCACCAACGGCTGGTGCGGATCAGacagagactggggctgggggagCGCTTTGAGATCATCCTGGGaaaccccagccaaaccctcagCATAGGACAGAGCTTCACTGAGCGCATCAAG acatGGCTGAAGATCCAGGAGACAGACTGGGTTCCTCGTACCTACCTGGAGCTAGAGGCCCTACCCTGCATCCTCATCCTCTCTGGGGCAGACCCCCTGGGAGAGTCCctacccag ATCACTGAAGTACTGTGATCTGCGTGTGATAAGCTCCTACTACCTGCAGCGCACGGCGTTGGAGCAGGAGCTAGGATTGGCGGCCTACCTGGTGAGGGTGGAGTCCCAGGGGTCACAACCCCACGGCCACGCGCCCGACCTGGGCAGTGACCTGTCAGAGAGCGACTCAGACAAACTCAACAGCACCGACAacgaggagaaggaggggggagagaacg cTCTGAAATCTGACCTCCCTGGCTTGGGTCAcaccgctccctctctccctcaccctccctcagtTCTCCAGACCCCCCGAACCTTCCCCGGCAGCATTGCTGCGGACCCCCTCCATCCCCACACCACCCCCCCAGACCCTCACCGCCCCCCCAACACCCAGCGCCGGCCCTCCAAGTCCACTTCCTTGGATTCCTCCTcccccctacccccctctctccttcaggGCTGCTCCTGGGCACGGGGGGTGAGCCGCCCCCCTTCCCTGCTGCTGCCCCGGGGACTCTATGACATCATCAAGGCGTGCCACGGCAGCGGGCTGCCTCGCTGCACCTCCTTCTTACCACACCGGTCTGTGACCTGGGCCAGCTCCTTCAG ACCTCTGCTGAGTAAGATGATGACGTGTACAGAACAGTCTCTGTATTACCGCCAGTGGACCATCCCACGGCCTCACCACATGGACAGCAGCAACCGCCCTGCAAAGGGGTGCACAGACAACTTCCATCCCCGCAGACTGCTGCTCAGCGGACCCCCGCAGgtatacacagacatacacacatgcagACTGCTGCTCAGCGGACCCCCGCAGgtatacacagacatacacacatgcagACTGCTGCTCAGCGGACCCCCGCAGgtatacacagacatacacacatgcagACTGCTGCTCAGCGGACCCCCGCAGgtatacacagacatacacacatgcagACTGCTGCTCAGCGGACCCCCGCAGgtatacacagacatacacacatgcagACTGCTGCTCAGCGGACCCCCGCAGgtatacacagacatacacacatgcagACTGCTGCTCAGCGGACCCCCGCAG GTGGGGAAGACAGGGGCGTACCTCCAGTTTCTGGGCATCCTGTCTCGTATGCTGATCAGACTGATGGAGGTGGACATCTATGATGAGGAAGATATCAACTTCA GTGGTCAGCTGGAGCGTGTCCAGTACCAGTCAACCTGTGCCTCCTGGCCAGTCACAGACACACTGAGGGGCATGCCGTTTGACTACACCGTCCACGACCCCAAATATGAAGACATCAGCACTGTCTACTGCCCTGACTACTACCCCAACATTGATG GAATCCCCAGACATCAGGAGGACGTGTATCTGCGGAGGCGTACGGACAGAATCAAACTGTCTAAATACGCAGCCTACAATACCTACCACCACTGTGAACAGTGTCACCAGTACATGGCTTTCAACCCCGGATACCAG ATGTCGACCCTGCATGCCTTCACCTTCTCCCACCTGCTGCTGGGGGAGGAGATCCAGCTCTACTTCATCATCCCCAAGTCTAAACAACACCACTTCAGCTTCAGCCAACCAGGAGGCCAGCTAGAGAGCATGAGACTGCCCCTCACCTCCGATTGG AACCCAGACTGTATCAAGAGTCCCATCTTCACCCCAACAACAGGTCGTCATGAGCATGGCCTGTTCAACCTGTATCACGCCATGGATGGGGCGGCCCACCTCCACATCCTGGTCATCAAGGAGTATGAGATGGCTGTCTATAAGAAGTACTGGCCCAACCACATTATGCTGGTGCTGCCCACCATCTTCAATGGAGCCGGGCTCG GTGCGGCCCACTTCCTGATCAAGGAGCTGTCCTATAACAACCTGGAGCTGGAACGCAGCCgcagggtggagggaggagggccGCCAGCCGACGTCTGGCCCTTCATCATCCTCTCTGACGACTCCTGCGTCATGTGGAACGCTGTGGACCTGGACTCACACAG tACCTCAGGCCCTGTAGAGAGGAGTGTGTCTCTGAAGCAGGTGCTGCAGCACATGGAGGCGTGTCCTGACCTCACACAGTTCGGCCTCTGTGGGATCAGGAAGTGGAGCAGTCACTCcccaggtcaggggtcagggggagGAGCTCGTCACAGGGAGCCTTTCTCCAGAGGACACCTCCACGACTTCCTGCTTCTAAACGTGGACCTGACCCAGGGCGTCCAGTTCAACCAGAACAG gTTTACGTGTGATGATGTGGACTTCACCCTGCGAGTCCACAGTGCTGGTCTGCTCATCTGTCGTTTCAACAACTTCAGTGTGATGAAGAAACAGATCTCTATTGGAGGATACCACACCTTCATCATCAAGAACAAG ATGACTGACGTCCCCACCTCGGTCCAGCCGTCTCAGTATATCTGTGCCCCGGACAGCAAGCATCCATTCCTGGCCACGCCTGCACAGCTACTGCTGGAGAAATACCTGCAACACGCTAGCCTGTTCCCCCTTAGCACATGCAACTACACACACCCCATACTGTCTGTAGACTGCTACCTCAACCTGGGgcctgag